The following are from one region of the Arcobacter defluvii genome:
- a CDS encoding DUF1538 domain-containing protein: MHELIKQFRYTLVESAVNLIPILLIIIGFQLFVFQSLPQDVISICIGFIIVIVGVTFFLMGLEIGIFPLGNNLSSEFLERKSILLFALFGFSLGFSASIAEPAIIAVASQAGEITQGALNPLTLRIIIAISVGLITAFGIIRTIIGWNIAVIIIIGYLIVLIVTYFTPTAIIGLAYDSGGVATNVATVPLIVALGVGIASALQGRSVLKDGFGFVALAAITPMISIQLYGIFALGSDFGSETIEFISNVEDEAHYDKGFTLFGIVIDLFKTFLNLVPIIATILIFQYLVIKKPLANLSGVIFGFIFLIIGLYGFIVGIKLGLFPIGESIANNLVQMNNVFFIYLFAFLIGFGTTMAEPALIAVIKQADKMSSIRLNVTIIRLLVAIGVGSGILFGAYKIVNGYNIWLLITILYSIVVILTIFAPKQIVAFAFDLGGVTTSEITVPIVTAFGIFLASNIEGRNVLMDGFGLIAFASVFPMITVMTYSIIINLINSIKAT; encoded by the coding sequence GTGCATGAGTTAATAAAACAGTTTAGATATACTTTAGTAGAATCAGCTGTAAATTTAATTCCAATTTTATTAATAATCATAGGATTTCAACTTTTTGTTTTTCAAAGTTTACCACAAGATGTAATTTCAATTTGTATAGGTTTTATAATTGTAATAGTCGGAGTTACATTTTTTTTAATGGGGCTAGAAATAGGAATTTTCCCTTTAGGCAATAATTTATCTAGTGAATTTTTAGAAAGAAAATCTATACTATTATTTGCACTTTTTGGATTTTCTTTAGGTTTTAGTGCATCTATTGCAGAACCTGCAATTATTGCTGTAGCTTCTCAAGCAGGAGAGATTACTCAAGGAGCCTTAAATCCTTTAACTTTAAGAATAATAATTGCTATAAGTGTAGGATTAATTACTGCTTTTGGAATAATAAGAACAATTATAGGTTGGAATATAGCAGTTATTATAATAATTGGATATTTAATAGTTTTAATAGTGACTTATTTTACACCAACTGCAATCATAGGCTTAGCTTATGATTCTGGTGGAGTTGCTACAAATGTAGCAACAGTTCCTTTAATCGTCGCTTTAGGTGTTGGTATTGCTTCTGCTTTACAAGGAAGAAGTGTTTTAAAAGATGGTTTTGGTTTTGTTGCACTTGCAGCTATTACTCCTATGATTAGTATTCAACTTTATGGAATATTTGCTTTAGGAAGCGATTTTGGAAGTGAAACTATAGAATTTATATCAAATGTTGAAGATGAAGCACACTATGACAAGGGTTTTACTCTATTTGGAATAGTTATAGATTTATTTAAAACTTTTCTAAATTTGGTTCCAATAATTGCTACGATTTTAATATTTCAATATTTAGTTATTAAAAAGCCTTTAGCAAATCTTTCAGGTGTGATATTTGGTTTTATTTTTTTAATTATTGGTTTATATGGTTTTATCGTTGGAATAAAACTAGGACTTTTCCCTATTGGTGAATCAATAGCAAATAATCTAGTACAAATGAATAATGTATTTTTTATATATTTGTTCGCATTTCTAATTGGATTTGGAACAACAATGGCAGAACCAGCTTTGATTGCAGTTATAAAACAAGCTGATAAAATGTCAAGTATTCGATTGAATGTAACAATTATCAGATTATTAGTTGCCATAGGAGTCGGAAGTGGTATTTTATTTGGAGCTTATAAAATAGTAAATGGATATAATATTTGGTTATTGATAACTATTCTTTATAGTATAGTTGTAATTTTAACTATATTTGCACCAAAACAAATAGTTGCTTTTGCTTTTGATTTAGGAGGAGTTACAACTTCTGAAATTACTGTTCCCATTGTAACTGCTTTTGGAATATTTTTAGCTTCAAATATAGAAGGAAGAAATGTTTTAATGGATGGATTTGGTCTTATTGCTTTTGCTTCAGTTTTTCCAATGATTACAGTTATGACTTATAGTATAATCATAAAT
- a CDS encoding CBS domain-containing protein, protein MLVENLMKKDVTTIKPYATLKEALQLMKEKNLKVLVVEKNSPSDAYGIITNTQILKAIVAEDGDIDLLNVYDLYKKPAFSVSSKIDVKYAAKIMIEHNIKRVVVTDNNELEGVLSITDLTNYLMTWVE, encoded by the coding sequence ATGTTAGTTGAAAATTTGATGAAAAAAGATGTTACGACTATTAAGCCTTATGCAACTTTAAAAGAAGCATTACAACTTATGAAAGAAAAAAATTTAAAAGTATTGGTTGTTGAAAAAAATTCTCCATCTGATGCTTATGGAATTATCACAAATACACAAATTTTAAAAGCAATTGTAGCTGAAGATGGTGATATTGATTTATTAAATGTTTATGATTTATATAAAAAGCCTGCATTTAGTGTATCTTCAAAAATTGATGTTAAATATGCTGCTAAAATAATGATAGAACATAATATTAAAAGAGTTGTTGTTACAGATAATAATGAACTTGAAGGTGTTTTGTCAATTACAGATTTAACTAACTATTTGATGACTTGGGTGGAGTAA
- a CDS encoding P-II family nitrogen regulator, whose amino-acid sequence MKFVTLVVIASSEHEDKIKLVAKEYGADGATIVQARGSSSGNKKSFFSLTFDGNQTVILYVLEERLSKKVLKAINNEILNKGTNCVAFTMPISHIIGLDREVLKKFEDTIKNEDDL is encoded by the coding sequence ATGAAATTTGTTACATTAGTTGTTATAGCATCTTCTGAACATGAAGATAAAATTAAATTAGTAGCTAAAGAATATGGTGCTGATGGAGCAACTATTGTACAAGCAAGAGGAAGTAGTTCGGGGAATAAAAAGAGTTTTTTTTCCTTAACTTTTGATGGAAATCAAACAGTTATTCTTTATGTACTTGAAGAAAGATTATCAAAAAAGGTGCTTAAAGCAATAAATAATGAGATTTTGAACAAAGGTACAAATTGTGTTGCTTTTACAATGCCAATATCTCATATCATTGGTTTAGATAGAGAAGTTTTAAAAAAATTTGAAGATACAATAAAAAATGAAGATGATTTATAA
- a CDS encoding universal stress protein → MKKDKVLVLSDLREFTEIVAKKAIFLADKYNKELNVLHVEDESFLKFFKEKTEGSLEKSKSILKDIYKDKADVYCECGDFIEIVKKHIKIHNISTVIAGFKRERTFFEDIFNGSNLSSIIRKLDIPVLVVKTEEKPEYKNILIPTDLSKSSKKNIEYLVNLFPEANFHIEHYYKTFFEDRVKLYGFDEDEIHDFVDFYATEAEHDLNKFINNLDIPKDIKLFTKAKKFIDIKTMVDESIEYKTIDLLSLSVGSSLSIFSFDLLEHSTKDVIIYKILEDDIV, encoded by the coding sequence ATGAAAAAAGACAAAGTTTTAGTTTTAAGTGATCTAAGAGAATTTACTGAAATTGTTGCAAAAAAAGCAATATTTTTAGCAGATAAATATAACAAAGAGTTAAATGTACTTCACGTAGAAGATGAATCATTTTTGAAATTCTTTAAAGAAAAAACAGAAGGTTCTTTGGAAAAAAGTAAATCTATATTAAAAGATATTTATAAAGATAAAGCAGATGTTTATTGTGAGTGTGGAGATTTTATAGAGATTGTAAAAAAACATATAAAAATACATAATATCTCAACTGTAATTGCTGGATTTAAAAGAGAAAGAACTTTTTTTGAAGATATTTTTAATGGTTCAAATCTAAGTTCAATAATAAGAAAGCTTGATATTCCAGTTCTTGTGGTAAAAACAGAAGAAAAACCAGAGTATAAAAATATATTAATCCCAACAGATTTATCTAAATCTTCAAAAAAAAATATAGAGTATTTAGTGAATTTATTTCCTGAAGCAAATTTTCATATAGAGCATTATTATAAAACATTTTTTGAAGATAGAGTTAAATTATATGGTTTTGATGAAGATGAAATTCATGACTTTGTGGATTTTTATGCAACAGAAGCAGAACATGATTTGAATAAATTTATAAATAATTTAGATATTCCAAAAGATATAAAACTATTTACAAAAGCAAAAAAATTTATAGATATAAAAACAATGGTTGATGAGTCAATTGAATATAAAACAATTGATTTATTAAGTTTGTCTGTTGGAAGTAGTTTGAGTATTTTTTCATTTGATTTATTAGAACACTCAACAAAAGATGTAATTATTTATAAAATATTAGAGGATGATATAGTATGA
- a CDS encoding DUF3010 family protein translates to MNICGIELKSNNLILVILNDKKYQDNKIKKIIFEDDEKQENIRKFCNEFLDFLQKNQIEKIYIKKRAKKGSFSGGAVTFKMEGLIQLNPICSVDLISTQTISSFEKKNQIVFPKELKKYQEQAFLTALCISN, encoded by the coding sequence ATGAATATTTGTGGTATAGAATTAAAATCTAATAATCTTATTTTAGTAATTCTAAATGATAAAAAATATCAAGATAATAAAATAAAAAAAATTATATTTGAAGATGATGAGAAACAAGAAAATATCAGAAAATTTTGTAATGAATTTTTAGATTTTTTACAAAAAAATCAAATTGAAAAAATTTACATAAAAAAAAGAGCAAAAAAAGGAAGTTTTTCAGGTGGAGCAGTAACCTTTAAAATGGAAGGACTAATACAATTAAATCCTATTTGTTCTGTTGATTTAATCTCAACTCAAACTATAAGTTCTTTTGAAAAGAAAAATCAAATAGTATTTCCAAAAGAGTTAAAAAAATATCAAGAACAAGCTTTTTTAACTGCACTTTGTATTAGCAACTAA
- the hypF gene encoding carbamoyltransferase HypF — MVTFFIKVKGIVQGVGFRPFVYNLAIKHDIKGWVNNDEKGVNILLYAQEESIENFILELKSNSPILAKIDSIRIRKITKKQEYKSFEIIDSSTSKNKTTIISPDISICEECIKDINDINNLRYNYSLTNCTNCGPRYSIIETIPYDRCNTSMKEFKLCQNCQEEYENPANRRYHAQPVSCEVCGPNVTLYNKNNIVISNNIEAIKKTAELLDKGYIIAIKGLGGFHLMCDATNDNIVNKLRVVKNRPMKPYALMFNNINTIKRYTKINIIEEQILTSKERPIVLVNKKENTIISKFVAPNVNKLGCFIAYTPLHYLLFRYINKPLVATSANLKDEPIIRTKEEITDKLEDVIDFVLDYNREIINTCDDSIIQNVRKYNIKLRNARGYAPTSIKLKKELQKKILSLGANQKSTISIAFKNNLILSPHIGDLNSIESSEYFERTINTFKRFYDFEPDVIICDKHPNYESTKFAMKIKEKNPNIKLVQVQHHYAHILSVMAQENIEKEVLGFAFDGTGYGDDGNIWGGEVLLSSRKEFKRVKHIKYFRLIGGEIAVKEPKRVALSLLFDTFSLDEVFAMDIPTVKAFKDTEIKMFYTMWQKGLNSPLCSSIGRLFDAISSFADILQVQTYEGETGLQIEQNYDKSIISSYTYEIFEEEIDLRPMIKEIINEKDKKLICTKFINTLVNLILEISNIYKNFPVVLSGGVFQNKLLLEILLDEFEKEGREFYFNIDIPSNDGGISIGQIYHQFE, encoded by the coding sequence ATGGTAACTTTTTTTATAAAAGTAAAAGGCATTGTTCAAGGAGTAGGGTTTCGTCCTTTTGTATATAATTTAGCAATTAAACATGATATAAAAGGTTGGGTTAATAATGATGAAAAAGGTGTAAATATTTTATTATATGCACAAGAAGAGAGTATTGAAAATTTTATATTAGAATTAAAATCAAATTCTCCTATCTTGGCAAAAATTGATTCTATAAGAATAAGAAAAATAACTAAAAAACAAGAATATAAAAGCTTTGAAATAATAGATAGTTCAACATCAAAAAATAAAACTACAATTATCTCTCCTGATATATCAATTTGTGAGGAATGTATCAAAGATATAAATGATATTAATAATCTTAGATACAATTATAGTTTAACAAATTGTACAAATTGTGGTCCAAGATATTCTATAATAGAAACAATTCCTTATGATAGATGTAATACCTCTATGAAAGAGTTTAAATTATGTCAAAATTGTCAAGAAGAGTATGAAAATCCAGCAAATAGAAGATACCACGCACAACCTGTTTCTTGTGAAGTTTGTGGCCCAAATGTAACTTTGTATAATAAAAATAATATTGTAATATCTAACAATATAGAAGCTATTAAAAAAACAGCAGAATTATTAGATAAAGGATATATAATTGCAATCAAAGGATTAGGTGGTTTTCATTTGATGTGTGATGCAACAAATGATAATATTGTTAATAAATTAAGAGTAGTTAAGAATAGACCAATGAAACCATATGCTCTTATGTTTAATAATATAAATACTATTAAAAGATATACAAAAATAAATATCATTGAAGAACAAATATTAACTTCAAAAGAGAGACCAATAGTTCTTGTTAATAAAAAAGAAAATACTATTATTTCAAAATTCGTTGCTCCGAATGTTAATAAATTAGGATGTTTTATCGCTTATACACCATTGCATTATTTATTATTTAGATATATAAATAAACCACTTGTTGCAACAAGTGCAAATCTTAAAGATGAACCAATAATAAGAACAAAAGAAGAGATAACAGACAAACTAGAAGATGTAATAGATTTTGTATTAGATTATAATAGAGAAATTATAAACACTTGTGATGATTCTATTATACAAAATGTTAGAAAATATAATATCAAACTGAGAAATGCTAGAGGTTATGCTCCAACTTCTATAAAATTGAAAAAAGAACTTCAAAAAAAGATTTTATCTCTTGGTGCAAATCAAAAATCAACTATCTCGATTGCTTTTAAAAATAATTTAATTTTATCACCTCATATTGGAGATTTAAATTCTATTGAATCATCTGAATATTTTGAAAGAACTATAAATACATTTAAAAGATTTTATGATTTTGAACCAGATGTTATAATCTGTGATAAACATCCAAATTATGAATCTACAAAATTTGCAATGAAAATAAAAGAAAAAAATCCAAATATTAAGCTTGTACAAGTTCAGCATCACTATGCACATATATTATCTGTTATGGCACAAGAAAATATCGAAAAAGAAGTTTTAGGATTTGCTTTTGATGGTACTGGCTATGGAGATGATGGAAATATTTGGGGTGGAGAGGTATTACTTAGTTCTAGAAAAGAGTTTAAAAGAGTAAAACATATCAAATATTTTAGGCTAATTGGTGGTGAAATTGCTGTAAAAGAACCCAAAAGAGTGGCTTTAAGTCTGTTGTTTGATACTTTTTCTTTAGATGAAGTTTTTGCTATGGATATTCCAACAGTAAAAGCATTTAAAGATACAGAGATAAAAATGTTTTATACAATGTGGCAAAAAGGTTTAAATAGCCCTTTATGTAGTTCTATAGGTCGTTTATTTGATGCTATTTCATCATTTGCAGATATTCTACAAGTTCAAACTTATGAGGGTGAAACTGGATTACAAATAGAGCAAAATTATGATAAATCAATTATTTCTTCATACACTTATGAAATTTTTGAAGAAGAAATTGATTTAAGACCTATGATCAAAGAAATTATAAATGAAAAAGATAAAAAGCTTATCTGTACAAAATTTATAAATACTCTTGTAAATCTTATTTTAGAAATCTCAAATATTTATAAAAATTTTCCAGTTGTTTTAAGTGGAGGAGTTTTTCAAAATAAACTTTTACTTGAAATTTTACTTGATGAATTTGAAAAAGAGGGTAGGGAATTTTACTTTAATATTGATATCCCATCAAATGATGGCGGTATCAGTATTGGTCAAATTTACCATCAATTTGAATAA